From a single Pseudoalteromonas nigrifaciens genomic region:
- a CDS encoding NADH:ubiquinone reductase (Na(+)-transporting) subunit D, producing MADTKEMKAVLFGPVLANNPIALQVLGICSALAVTSSLKNALIMSIALTLVTAFSSFFISTIRNQIPSSVRIIVQMTIIASLVIVVDQVLQAFSYATAKELSVFIGLIITNCIVMGRAEAYAMKSPPLMSFLDGIGNGLGYSVVLLTVGFIRELFGKGSLFGVDIIPLVQNGGWYQPMGLLILPPSAFFIIGLFIWVLRTYKKDQVEAKA from the coding sequence ATGGCTGATACTAAAGAAATGAAAGCGGTCCTATTTGGCCCGGTTTTAGCTAACAACCCAATCGCACTACAAGTACTTGGTATTTGTTCTGCGCTAGCGGTAACATCTAGCTTAAAAAACGCATTAATCATGTCAATTGCTTTGACCTTGGTAACCGCGTTTTCTAGCTTCTTTATCTCGACTATTCGTAACCAGATCCCATCGTCAGTACGTATTATTGTACAAATGACGATTATTGCATCTTTGGTAATTGTTGTTGACCAAGTACTACAAGCATTTTCTTACGCTACGGCAAAAGAGCTTTCGGTATTTATCGGTCTAATTATTACTAACTGTATTGTAATGGGTCGTGCTGAAGCATACGCAATGAAGTCACCGCCACTTATGTCGTTTCTTGACGGTATTGGTAACGGTTTAGGTTATTCAGTAGTACTACTTACCGTTGGTTTCATTCGTGAACTATTTGGTAAGGGTTCACTATTCGGTGTTGATATTATCCCATTAGTACAAAATGGTGGTTGGTATCAACCTATGGGTCTATTGATATTACCACCGAGTGCATTCTTCATCATTGGTTTATTCATATGGGTACTACGTACTTATAAGAAAGACCAAGTAGAAGCTAAAGCGTAA
- a CDS encoding histone deacetylase family protein, with the protein MTLNPHLPLVYHPNYSFSFDPKHRFVMSKFAHLYQHVKQLGLVGDNLVQPLLGTPEALELVHCENYIHDLYHNQLDEKAMRRIGLPWSKELMARTFTAPQGTLQTARLALKHGMACHLAGGTHHAHTDFGSGYCMVNDLAFTTQTLIESGEVTNVLIFDLDVHQGDGTAAMLQHQPYAYTCSIHCEKNFPFRKSPSDLDIGLTNNMQDAEYLGIVDDTLQFLLKELNPDLVLYDAGVDVWQQDGLGKLDISWQGIEQRDHLVLKRCLEHNTPVATVIGGGYDRDHQRLAQRHGIVVEQAARF; encoded by the coding sequence ATGACCCTAAATCCTCACTTGCCGTTAGTTTATCATCCTAATTACTCGTTTAGCTTTGATCCTAAACATCGCTTTGTAATGAGTAAATTTGCACATTTATACCAGCACGTTAAGCAGTTAGGATTAGTTGGCGATAACTTAGTACAGCCGTTATTAGGTACGCCAGAGGCACTAGAATTAGTACACTGCGAAAACTATATTCACGACCTATATCATAATCAATTAGACGAAAAAGCCATGCGCCGTATTGGTCTACCTTGGTCAAAAGAGCTAATGGCGCGTACCTTTACAGCCCCACAAGGTACACTACAAACCGCTCGCTTAGCCCTTAAACACGGTATGGCATGCCATTTAGCAGGCGGTACACACCACGCGCATACTGATTTTGGCTCAGGCTATTGCATGGTTAACGACTTGGCTTTTACTACACAAACACTCATTGAGTCGGGTGAGGTTACTAATGTACTTATTTTTGATTTAGACGTACATCAAGGCGATGGCACCGCGGCCATGCTGCAACATCAGCCTTATGCGTATACCTGCTCGATTCATTGCGAAAAAAACTTTCCGTTTCGTAAATCCCCTAGCGATTTAGATATTGGTTTAACTAACAATATGCAAGACGCTGAGTATTTAGGCATAGTTGACGACACCCTGCAATTTTTGCTCAAAGAGCTAAACCCCGATTTAGTGCTGTACGATGCGGGAGTTGATGTGTGGCAACAAGACGGTTTAGGCAAACTCGATATTAGCTGGCAAGGTATAGAGCAGCGCGATCATCTCGTACTTAAACGCTGCCTTGAGCACAACACTCCGGTAGCTACGGTTATTGGCGGCGGTTACGACAGAGATCACCAGCGTTTAGCTCAGCGTCATGGCATTGTAGTTGAGCAAGCAGCACGTTTTTAA
- the cyoA gene encoding ubiquinol oxidase subunit II, whose translation MIIRNLCNIALASTVLALSGCKGGILDPKGQIGIDEKNLIIIATVLMLLVVIPVIVMTLYFAWKYRDTQTHEIYAPKWAHSNKIEAVVWAVPIVIVVILGVITWQSTQALDPYKPIEGKGKHLTVEVVSLNWKWLFIYPEQGIATVNELVFPANVPVEYKITSESTMNSFFIPQLGSQIYSMAGMETKLHLIANEPGTFKGFSANYSGAGFTGMKFNAIATPTQAGFDKWVSDIKAQGNNLTHANYVELAKASENNPVAYYGDVESGLFHTIVMKYMGAHGDMNKKHPAMGEHSTHSSHSQGEE comes from the coding sequence TTGATAATTCGTAACCTCTGTAATATTGCTTTAGCTAGTACAGTACTGGCGTTGTCAGGCTGTAAAGGCGGGATACTCGATCCAAAAGGGCAGATAGGCATTGATGAGAAAAACTTAATCATCATAGCTACTGTGCTTATGTTACTGGTAGTGATCCCCGTTATTGTGATGACTTTATATTTCGCTTGGAAATATAGAGACACACAAACTCATGAAATTTACGCTCCCAAATGGGCTCATTCTAATAAGATTGAAGCTGTTGTGTGGGCTGTTCCTATTGTTATTGTTGTTATTTTAGGTGTTATTACTTGGCAGTCTACGCAAGCGCTAGACCCTTATAAACCAATTGAAGGCAAAGGCAAGCACCTCACTGTTGAAGTGGTATCGCTAAACTGGAAGTGGTTATTTATTTACCCTGAGCAAGGCATTGCTACGGTTAACGAGTTGGTGTTTCCGGCAAACGTGCCTGTTGAATATAAAATCACTTCAGAGAGCACCATGAATTCATTTTTTATTCCGCAATTGGGGAGTCAAATATACTCAATGGCTGGCATGGAAACCAAACTGCATTTAATCGCCAATGAACCGGGGACTTTTAAAGGTTTTTCGGCCAATTACAGTGGTGCAGGTTTTACCGGTATGAAGTTTAATGCCATTGCTACTCCTACCCAAGCCGGTTTTGACAAATGGGTAAGCGATATTAAAGCACAAGGTAATAACCTTACTCACGCCAATTATGTTGAGCTGGCTAAAGCGAGCGAAAACAACCCAGTGGCCTACTACGGCGACGTTGAATCAGGCTTATTTCATACCATAGTGATGAAATATATGGGCGCACACGGCGATATGAATAAAAAGCACCCTGCAATGGGCGAGCATTCAACGCACTCATCTCACAGCCAAGGCGAGGAATAA
- the nqrF gene encoding NADH:ubiquinone reductase (Na(+)-transporting) subunit F, which translates to MGYTDIFLGVGVFIAIVVLLVLVIIGAKSQLVASGDIIIGINGDPDKAIKTSAGSKLLGALSESGIFVSSACGGGGSCGQCRVHIKEGGGDILPTELDHISKGEAREGCRLACQVNVKNDMEIELEESIFGVKKWDCEVISNDNKATFIKELVLQIPDGESVPFRAGGYIQIEAPAHHVKYADFDVPEEYRGDWNHFGFFDLESKVDEETIRAYSMANYPEEEGIIMLNVRIAAPPPRNLSLPCGKMSSYIWSLTKGDKVTISGPFGEFFAKNTDAEMIFVGGGAGMAPMRSHIFDQLKRLNSKRKMSFWYGARSRREMFYVEDFDGLAAENDNFVWHTALSDPQAEDNWEGYTGFIHNVLFENYLKDHEAPEDCEYYMCGPPMMNAAVITMLKDLGVEDENILLDDFGG; encoded by the coding sequence ATGGGTTATACTGATATTTTCTTAGGAGTTGGTGTTTTCATCGCTATCGTTGTACTACTAGTTTTAGTGATCATTGGTGCTAAATCTCAGTTAGTTGCAAGTGGCGATATCATCATTGGGATTAATGGCGACCCAGACAAAGCCATTAAAACATCAGCAGGTAGCAAGTTATTAGGCGCGCTATCTGAGTCAGGTATTTTCGTATCTTCTGCATGTGGTGGCGGTGGCTCTTGTGGTCAGTGTCGTGTACACATTAAAGAAGGTGGCGGCGATATTCTGCCAACTGAACTTGATCACATTTCTAAAGGTGAAGCCCGTGAAGGCTGTCGTTTAGCGTGTCAGGTAAATGTTAAAAATGACATGGAAATTGAGCTTGAAGAGTCAATTTTCGGTGTTAAAAAATGGGATTGTGAAGTTATCTCTAACGATAACAAAGCAACGTTCATTAAAGAACTTGTACTACAAATTCCAGATGGCGAGTCAGTGCCGTTCCGTGCGGGTGGTTACATCCAAATCGAAGCGCCAGCTCATCATGTTAAATATGCTGATTTCGATGTTCCAGAAGAATATCGTGGTGATTGGAACCATTTTGGTTTCTTCGACCTGGAGTCAAAAGTAGACGAAGAAACAATTCGTGCTTACTCAATGGCTAACTACCCAGAAGAAGAAGGCATCATTATGCTTAATGTGCGTATTGCTGCTCCACCGCCAAGAAACCTAAGCCTGCCATGTGGTAAAATGTCTTCGTACATTTGGTCACTAACTAAAGGCGATAAAGTAACTATTTCTGGTCCATTTGGTGAGTTCTTCGCTAAAAATACTGACGCAGAAATGATCTTCGTTGGTGGTGGTGCTGGTATGGCGCCAATGCGTTCTCATATCTTTGATCAACTTAAACGTTTGAACTCTAAGCGTAAGATGAGCTTTTGGTATGGTGCACGTTCTAGACGCGAAATGTTCTATGTTGAAGATTTTGACGGCCTAGCTGCTGAAAACGATAACTTCGTTTGGCACACCGCGCTTTCAGATCCGCAAGCAGAAGATAACTGGGAAGGCTACACAGGCTTTATCCATAACGTGTTATTTGAGAACTATCTTAAAGATCACGAAGCCCCTGAAGATTGTGAGTACTACATGTGTGGTCCTCCAATGATGAACGCGGCAGTTATTACTATGCTTAAAGATTTAGGTGTTGAAGACGAGAATATCTTACTAGATGATTTCGGTGGCTAA
- the cyoD gene encoding cytochrome o ubiquinol oxidase subunit IV — protein sequence MSHSETHALKQMQNEHHHDESHGSVKSYLIGFVLSVILTAIPFYMVMSGDFSKATTLYSIITLAVVQIWVHLKYFLHLNFITEDGRASTFSFLFSALIIVMVVGLSVWIIYESNAMMMY from the coding sequence ATGAGCCACAGCGAAACACATGCTTTAAAGCAAATGCAAAATGAGCATCACCACGATGAATCTCACGGCAGTGTTAAAAGTTATTTAATTGGTTTTGTATTGTCGGTAATTTTAACCGCTATACCATTTTATATGGTAATGAGTGGCGACTTTTCAAAAGCAACCACGCTTTACAGCATTATTACTCTAGCCGTAGTACAAATTTGGGTACATTTAAAATACTTTTTACACCTTAATTTTATTACCGAAGATGGCCGTGCAAGTACCTTCTCATTTTTATTCAGTGCCCTAATTATTGTTATGGTGGTTGGGCTATCTGTTTGGATTATTTACGAATCTAACGCAATGATGATGTATTAG
- the nqrE gene encoding NADH:ubiquinone reductase (Na(+)-transporting) subunit E, translating into MEHYISLFVKAVFIENLALSFFLGMCTFLAVSKKVTTSIGLGVAVIVVLGISVPVNNLVYHAVLAPGSLTWLGYPDADLSFLRFLTFIGVIAALVQILEMALDKFFPALYNALGIFLPLITVNCAIFGAVSFMVERNYNFGESVVYGIGAGVGWALAITLLAGIREKMKYSDVPDGLRGLGITFITVGLMALGFMSFSGISL; encoded by the coding sequence GTGGAACATTATATTAGTTTATTTGTAAAAGCCGTTTTTATTGAAAACTTAGCGTTATCATTCTTCTTAGGCATGTGTACTTTTTTAGCTGTATCTAAAAAAGTAACCACATCAATTGGCCTAGGTGTAGCGGTTATTGTTGTATTAGGTATTTCGGTACCAGTTAACAACTTAGTTTACCATGCAGTGTTAGCACCGGGTTCACTTACGTGGCTTGGTTACCCAGATGCAGATCTTAGCTTTTTACGTTTCTTAACTTTCATTGGTGTTATTGCAGCACTTGTGCAAATTTTGGAAATGGCATTAGATAAGTTCTTCCCAGCACTTTACAACGCGTTAGGTATCTTCTTACCACTAATCACAGTTAACTGTGCAATTTTTGGTGCGGTATCTTTCATGGTTGAGCGTAACTATAACTTCGGCGAGTCTGTGGTTTATGGTATTGGCGCTGGTGTTGGTTGGGCACTTGCAATTACATTACTTGCAGGTATCCGTGAGAAAATGAAATATTCAGACGTTCCAGATGGCTTACGTGGTTTAGGTATTACCTTTATTACTGTTGGCTTAATGGCTCTTGGCTTTATGTCATTCTCTGGTATTTCACTGTAA
- the cyoE gene encoding heme o synthase has product MFRRYLSVTKPGIIMGNLISVAGGFLLASRGDINPWLMVATLIGLSLVVASGCAINNVIDRDIDIAMARTRTRVTVTGEMSAMAALCHGVVLGIIGFGLLIAYTTPAAVFFAAFGYFIYVGVYSLYMKRNSVYGTFIGSLSGAVPPVVGYCAVSGEFDMGALILLVMFSLWQMPHSYAIAIFRFKDYQAAGIPVLPVAQGIDKAKRHIVLYIAIYALVVMLLPISGYTGAAFMAVACITSFWWLLMALRGYRRNIDISGWARQVFAFSIINITALSIAMAVDYQSIAPQLLVLS; this is encoded by the coding sequence ATGTTTCGTCGTTATTTATCAGTAACTAAGCCAGGTATTATTATGGGTAACTTAATCAGCGTAGCGGGCGGGTTTTTACTAGCCTCCCGCGGTGATATAAACCCATGGCTAATGGTTGCTACCTTAATTGGCTTATCGCTAGTGGTTGCATCAGGTTGTGCTATTAATAATGTGATTGACCGAGATATAGATATTGCCATGGCGCGTACTCGCACCCGGGTAACAGTAACGGGCGAAATGTCTGCAATGGCTGCTTTATGTCATGGGGTGGTATTGGGGATTATAGGCTTTGGTTTATTAATAGCTTATACCACTCCTGCAGCAGTATTTTTTGCCGCCTTTGGTTACTTTATTTATGTAGGGGTTTATAGCCTTTACATGAAGCGTAACTCAGTTTATGGCACTTTTATTGGCAGTTTATCGGGGGCTGTGCCACCGGTTGTTGGTTACTGCGCAGTATCTGGGGAGTTTGATATGGGGGCATTAATTTTACTGGTAATGTTTAGCCTGTGGCAAATGCCGCACTCATACGCCATTGCTATTTTTCGCTTTAAAGATTACCAAGCAGCGGGTATTCCTGTATTACCTGTAGCGCAAGGTATTGATAAAGCAAAACGCCATATTGTGCTTTATATTGCCATATATGCCTTGGTTGTAATGCTGCTACCTATTAGTGGTTATACCGGTGCTGCTTTTATGGCGGTTGCCTGTATTACTAGTTTTTGGTGGCTGTTAATGGCGCTGCGGGGCTATCGTCGTAATATAGATATAAGCGGCTGGGCACGCCAAGTATTCGCGTTTTCAATTATTAATATTACCGCACTTAGTATTGCTATGGCGGTAGATTATCAAAGCATAGCGCCGCAGTTACTCGTACTTAGTTAA
- the cyoC gene encoding cytochrome o ubiquinol oxidase subunit III: MSTLSVSQESVTLNSAIVNTKQDHDAHAHHDTSSNTTFGFWLYLMTDCLLFASFFATYAVLFMNTAGGVSGKDIFELDFVAVETAALLISSITFGFAMIAAQGQKKALTLIWLAVTFCLGVVFISMEVYEFNHLIVHGNGPQKSAFLTSFFALVGLHGLHVTAGLIWMSVMMIEVAKRGLGKATVTRLSCLSLFWHFLDIVWICVFTLVYLMGAM; encoded by the coding sequence ATGAGTACCTTGTCTGTTAGTCAAGAGTCAGTAACTTTAAACTCTGCAATTGTAAATACCAAACAGGATCATGATGCTCACGCGCATCATGATACCTCTAGTAATACTACTTTTGGTTTTTGGCTTTACTTAATGACCGATTGCCTATTGTTTGCCTCGTTTTTTGCTACCTACGCGGTGTTGTTTATGAACACCGCTGGCGGCGTATCGGGTAAAGATATTTTTGAACTCGACTTTGTAGCAGTAGAAACTGCCGCACTGCTTATTAGTAGTATTACCTTTGGTTTTGCAATGATAGCCGCGCAAGGGCAAAAAAAGGCGCTGACCTTAATATGGTTAGCGGTTACTTTTTGTTTAGGTGTGGTGTTTATTAGTATGGAGGTTTACGAATTTAATCACCTAATTGTGCATGGCAATGGTCCACAAAAAAGTGCTTTTTTAACCTCGTTTTTTGCATTAGTTGGCTTGCATGGTTTACACGTAACCGCAGGTTTAATTTGGATGAGTGTAATGATGATTGAAGTTGCTAAACGTGGCTTAGGTAAAGCAACCGTAACGCGTTTGAGCTGCTTAAGCTTGTTTTGGCACTTTTTAGATATTGTGTGGATTTGTGTATTCACCCTAGTTTATTTAATGGGAGCAATGTAA
- the cyoB gene encoding cytochrome o ubiquinol oxidase subunit I has protein sequence MLFLGKLSMDAIPFHEPIIMVTMAVIALAGLIIAGLITKYKKWGVLWRDWITSVDHKRLGVMYILLALIMLFRGFSDAIMMRAQLALATSGAPGYLPPEHYDQIFTAHGVIMIIFMAMPFMIGLMNIIVPLQIGARDVAFPFLNNLSFWLTASGAILINLSLIFGEFAKTGWVAYPPLSELTFSAGVGVDYYIWALQISGLGTLLTAVNFLVTVFKMRAPGMSLMKMPVFTWTCTWANILIAASFPILTAVLAMLTLDRYLDFHFFTNDLGGNAMMYINLFWAWGHPEVYILVLPAFGVFSEIISTFTSKRLFGYKSMIYASGAISILGFIVWLHHFFTMGSSANVNAFFGVMTMVIAVPTGVKLFNWLFTIYRGRLRITVPVLWTLGFMVTFTVGGMTGVLLAIPGADYVLHNSLFLIAHFHNTIIGGAVFGYLAGFAFWFPKAMGFKLNEGWGKGAFWCWIIGFFVAFMPLYVLGFLGMTRRLNHTNNPDWNIWLYIAAVGAVIIMFGIICQVIQLYVSFRDREALDDATGDPWNGHTLEWSTSSPPQAYNFAQIPHVDDIDAWTDMKEKGEAYQGKISYSPIHMPKNTSAGVLMAASLTAFCFAMIWHIWWLAAAGLVGGIAIFIKRCYASDVDYYVQPDEVARIEQAHNLSATILATDKELNA, from the coding sequence ATGTTGTTTTTAGGTAAACTTTCAATGGATGCAATTCCGTTTCATGAACCCATTATTATGGTAACCATGGCCGTTATTGCATTAGCTGGGCTTATTATTGCCGGGCTTATTACAAAATATAAAAAATGGGGCGTGCTGTGGCGCGACTGGATCACCTCGGTTGATCATAAACGCTTAGGCGTAATGTACATTTTATTAGCGTTAATTATGTTATTTCGTGGGTTTTCTGATGCCATTATGATGCGTGCTCAGTTAGCACTTGCTACCAGTGGAGCTCCTGGGTATTTGCCACCAGAACATTACGACCAAATATTTACCGCACACGGCGTTATTATGATCATCTTTATGGCCATGCCATTTATGATAGGTTTAATGAATATTATAGTGCCATTGCAAATTGGCGCACGTGATGTCGCTTTTCCATTTTTAAATAACTTAAGCTTTTGGCTTACTGCCAGTGGCGCTATTTTAATTAATTTGTCACTTATTTTTGGTGAGTTTGCAAAAACAGGTTGGGTGGCTTATCCACCGCTCTCGGAGCTAACTTTTAGTGCCGGGGTGGGGGTCGACTATTATATATGGGCGTTGCAAATATCAGGGCTTGGCACATTATTAACCGCAGTGAACTTTTTAGTTACCGTGTTTAAAATGCGTGCACCAGGTATGAGCTTAATGAAAATGCCGGTTTTTACTTGGACCTGTACATGGGCTAATATTTTAATTGCCGCATCATTCCCTATTTTAACAGCCGTATTGGCCATGCTAACGCTTGACCGTTATCTCGATTTTCACTTCTTTACCAATGATCTGGGCGGAAACGCCATGATGTACATCAACCTATTTTGGGCGTGGGGTCATCCAGAGGTTTATATTTTAGTGCTGCCAGCATTTGGTGTGTTCTCTGAAATAATTTCTACCTTTACCAGCAAACGTCTATTTGGTTATAAGTCGATGATTTACGCCAGTGGTGCTATCTCTATTTTAGGCTTTATTGTGTGGTTACATCACTTTTTTACCATGGGTTCGAGCGCCAACGTTAATGCGTTTTTTGGGGTAATGACCATGGTTATTGCCGTACCAACCGGGGTTAAGTTGTTTAACTGGTTATTTACTATTTACCGTGGTCGTTTACGTATAACCGTACCCGTATTGTGGACGCTTGGCTTTATGGTTACCTTTACCGTAGGTGGCATGACCGGAGTGCTATTAGCAATACCTGGTGCTGACTACGTACTGCATAACAGTTTGTTTTTAATCGCGCATTTTCATAATACTATTATTGGTGGCGCGGTATTTGGCTACCTTGCGGGCTTTGCATTTTGGTTCCCTAAAGCAATGGGATTTAAGCTAAATGAAGGCTGGGGTAAAGGCGCATTTTGGTGTTGGATTATTGGCTTTTTTGTCGCGTTTATGCCGCTGTACGTATTAGGCTTTTTAGGTATGACCCGTCGTTTAAATCACACCAATAACCCAGATTGGAATATTTGGTTATACATAGCTGCAGTAGGCGCAGTCATTATTATGTTTGGTATTATTTGCCAAGTAATTCAATTGTATGTGAGCTTTAGAGACCGTGAAGCACTTGACGATGCTACCGGCGATCCATGGAACGGTCACACGCTTGAATGGTCAACATCGTCACCACCACAGGCTTATAACTTTGCCCAAATACCGCATGTTGACGATATTGATGCCTGGACCGACATGAAAGAAAAAGGCGAAGCTTATCAAGGTAAAATAAGCTATAGCCCAATTCATATGCCTAAAAACACTTCGGCAGGGGTACTTATGGCTGCTAGTTTAACCGCATTTTGTTTCGCCATGATCTGGCATATTTGGTGGTTAGCTGCGGCAGGTTTAGTAGGAGGCATAGCTATATTTATCAAACGTTGTTATGCAAGCGATGTTGACTACTATGTGCAGCCCGACGAAGTAGCACGTATTGAACAAGCACATAACTTAAGTGCCACTATTTTAGCCACTGATAAGGAGCTAAACGCATGA
- a CDS encoding FAD:protein FMN transferase, with protein MNRVSIPQGIMALFLISLIFLLSGCNEKPQPESFYLEGKTMGTTYHIKFYDEQPQRDVVVLKEEVDAVLHDINQSMSTYIPDSEINTFNRLPANEVMPISADFRAVVTESIRLGESTKTLDVTMGPLIDLWGFGPNKKPTKRPSDAALAKMLANIGVDKLTLTEQGLAKTVDGLELTFSATAKGYGIDKVAQLLESHNISNYMVEIGGELRISGVKPNNQDWKIAIEQPDAQPGEREVHRVLAPGTNGIATSGDYRIFYEMEGETYSHLIDPVTGMPSRHDLVSVTVLHPSAMTADGLATALTVMGMKKAQAYAQKHDLPVYLIGKSDEGLITYSSPAFKPYL; from the coding sequence ATGAATCGTGTAAGTATTCCCCAAGGCATAATGGCCTTGTTTTTAATATCGCTGATTTTTTTACTTAGTGGATGTAATGAAAAACCGCAGCCAGAGAGCTTTTACCTAGAAGGTAAAACAATGGGTACTACTTACCATATTAAATTTTACGATGAGCAGCCTCAGCGCGACGTAGTAGTGCTTAAAGAGGAAGTTGATGCTGTTTTACACGATATAAATCAGTCTATGTCAACGTACATACCTGACTCTGAAATAAACACTTTTAACCGTTTACCAGCCAATGAAGTAATGCCAATAAGTGCAGACTTTAGAGCGGTTGTTACTGAGTCAATTCGATTAGGCGAATCAACTAAAACTCTCGATGTTACTATGGGGCCGCTCATTGATTTATGGGGTTTTGGCCCTAATAAAAAACCAACTAAGCGCCCAAGCGATGCAGCCCTAGCAAAAATGTTGGCAAATATTGGCGTTGATAAACTTACCTTAACCGAGCAAGGTTTGGCTAAAACCGTTGATGGCTTAGAGCTGACGTTTTCGGCAACCGCTAAAGGTTATGGCATAGATAAAGTAGCGCAACTTTTAGAAAGCCATAATATTAGTAACTATATGGTAGAAATTGGTGGCGAGCTGCGTATAAGCGGTGTTAAACCCAATAATCAAGACTGGAAAATAGCCATTGAACAACCTGACGCACAGCCAGGTGAGCGTGAAGTGCATCGAGTTTTAGCACCCGGTACCAATGGTATTGCTACATCGGGCGATTACCGTATTTTTTATGAAATGGAAGGTGAAACATACAGCCACTTAATTGATCCAGTAACAGGTATGCCTAGCCGTCACGATTTAGTATCGGTAACAGTATTGCACCCAAGTGCTATGACAGCAGACGGGCTTGCAACGGCATTAACCGTAATGGGTATGAAAAAAGCCCAAGCTTATGCACAAAAACATGATTTACCAGTGTATTTAATAGGGAAGTCAGATGAGGGTTTAATAACATATTCAAGCCCTGCATTTAAGCCTTATTTATAA
- a CDS encoding Na(+)-translocating NADH-quinone reductase subunit C: MSSNNESIGKTLAVVVALCLVCAIIVSFAAVQLRPLQQANKAKDIQSNILVAAGIGKVENVSETFNNKIEVRLVNMKTGESFASDSSEEVQAKVNAFDFEKSKFDPKLSFALAEKGITDIAGIQRVTTEAPVYISRADNGSVDTIIVPIQGYGLWGLMYGFLSLENDGETIKNIIFYKHGETPGLGGEIQNPQWTAKWEGKELPIDVVKSGASNEHQIDGLSGATLTSNGVDNTVDFWTGDNGFGPFLAEVRKGALK, from the coding sequence ATGTCTAGTAATAACGAATCAATCGGTAAAACGTTAGCAGTAGTTGTTGCGCTATGTTTAGTGTGTGCAATTATCGTATCGTTTGCTGCTGTACAGCTTCGTCCTTTACAGCAAGCTAATAAAGCGAAAGATATTCAAAGTAATATCTTAGTTGCAGCGGGAATCGGAAAAGTTGAAAATGTTTCTGAAACATTCAACAACAAAATCGAAGTACGCTTAGTTAATATGAAAACGGGTGAGTCTTTTGCAAGCGACTCAAGTGAAGAAGTTCAGGCTAAGGTTAATGCATTTGACTTTGAAAAAAGCAAATTTGACCCTAAGCTAAGCTTTGCGCTTGCTGAAAAAGGCATTACTGATATTGCGGGCATTCAGCGCGTAACGACAGAGGCACCTGTATACATCTCTAGAGCAGATAATGGGTCAGTTGACACTATTATTGTTCCTATTCAAGGTTACGGTTTATGGGGCTTAATGTATGGTTTCCTTTCGCTTGAAAATGATGGCGAAACAATCAAAAACATTATCTTTTATAAGCATGGTGAAACACCTGGTTTAGGTGGCGAAATCCAAAATCCACAGTGGACTGCAAAATGGGAAGGTAAAGAATTACCTATCGATGTTGTAAAAAGTGGCGCTAGCAATGAGCATCAAATTGATGGTCTATCGGGTGCAACTTTAACGTCTAACGGTGTTGATAATACAGTTGACTTTTGGACTGGTGACAATGGCTTTGGTCCATTCCTTGCGGAAGTACGTAAAGGAGCATTGAAATAA
- the nqrM gene encoding (Na+)-NQR maturation NqrM, translated as MSLFLLTFTLLILIVAAMAVGMIVQKKSMAGSCGGLGAVGIDKVCDCDDPCDKRKQRMAKEQVWKENQIM; from the coding sequence ATGTCACTTTTTCTTCTTACTTTTACTTTACTTATTTTGATTGTGGCAGCGATGGCTGTGGGCATGATTGTACAAAAAAAATCTATGGCTGGTAGTTGTGGTGGCCTAGGTGCCGTAGGTATTGATAAAGTCTGCGATTGCGATGATCCATGTGATAAACGTAAACAGCGCATGGCAAAAGAGCAAGTTTGGAAAGAAAATCAAATTATGTAA